A genomic segment from Mobula birostris isolate sMobBir1 chromosome 31, sMobBir1.hap1, whole genome shotgun sequence encodes:
- the spring1 gene encoding SREBP regulating gene protein isoform X1 — translation MVHCISMVWRKVLRKRWVLAVVFGLSLIYFLRSTLRQEERTVLDRNLLQLRGPERRIVWKVRFNLGNSSRQNAQCRNSIQGKLLITDEQGYVCERKNLLVNGCCSINAPSTKLYACDTCLPNDCCSVYEYCVSCCLQPNKQPLLERFLNRAAEAFQNLFTAIEDHFELCLAKCRTSSQSVQHENNYRDPAAKYCYGEDLPELLPL, via the exons ATGGTGCACTGCATTTCTATGGTGTGGCGCAAGGTGCTGAGGAAGCGCTGGGTCCTTGCCGTGGTCTTCGGCCTTTCGCTCATCTATTTCCTGCGCAGCACCTTGAGACAG GAGGAAAGAACAGTCCTCGACAGAAATTTGTTGCAGCTTCGAGGTCCTGAACGGCGAATTGTATGGAAAGTGCGTTTTAACCTGGGTAACAGCAGTAGACAGAATGCACAGTGTCGAAACTCCATCCAGGGTAAACTACTAATTACAGATGAACAAG GCTATGTCTGTGAAAGGAAGAACTTGCTTGTAAATGGCTGCTGCAGCATAAATGCACCAAGCACAAAATTATATGCATGTGACACCTGCCTACCTAATGACTGCTGCAGTGTGTATGAGTACTGTGTTTCTTGTTGCCTTCAGCCAAATAAA CAACCTCTGTTAGAACGCTTCCTGAACAGGGCTGCAGAAGCCTTCCAGAATCTGTTTACAGCAATTGAGGACCACTTTGAACTCTGCCTGGCAAAATGCAGAACATCTTCTCAG AGTGTTCAACATGAAAACAACTACAGAGACCCTGCTGCAAAATATTGCTATGGAGAAGATCTACCAGAGTTACTTCCACTGTAA
- the spring1 gene encoding SREBP regulating gene protein isoform X2 → MVHCISMVWRKVLRKRWVLAVVFGLSLIYFLRSTLRQEERTVLDRNLLQLRGPERRIVWKVRFNLGNSSRQNAQCRNSIQGKLLITDEQGYVCERKNLLVNGCCSINAPSTKLYACDTCLPNDCCSVYEYCVSCCLQPNKQPLLERFLNRAAEAFQNLFTAIEDHFELCLAKCRTSSQIEFPLYQNPWSDK, encoded by the exons ATGGTGCACTGCATTTCTATGGTGTGGCGCAAGGTGCTGAGGAAGCGCTGGGTCCTTGCCGTGGTCTTCGGCCTTTCGCTCATCTATTTCCTGCGCAGCACCTTGAGACAG GAGGAAAGAACAGTCCTCGACAGAAATTTGTTGCAGCTTCGAGGTCCTGAACGGCGAATTGTATGGAAAGTGCGTTTTAACCTGGGTAACAGCAGTAGACAGAATGCACAGTGTCGAAACTCCATCCAGGGTAAACTACTAATTACAGATGAACAAG GCTATGTCTGTGAAAGGAAGAACTTGCTTGTAAATGGCTGCTGCAGCATAAATGCACCAAGCACAAAATTATATGCATGTGACACCTGCCTACCTAATGACTGCTGCAGTGTGTATGAGTACTGTGTTTCTTGTTGCCTTCAGCCAAATAAA CAACCTCTGTTAGAACGCTTCCTGAACAGGGCTGCAGAAGCCTTCCAGAATCTGTTTACAGCAATTGAGGACCACTTTGAACTCTGCCTGGCAAAATGCAGAACATCTTCTCAG ATTGAATTTCCTCTCTATCAAAATCCTTGGAGCGACAAATAA